From Brassica oleracea var. oleracea cultivar TO1000 chromosome C3, BOL, whole genome shotgun sequence, a single genomic window includes:
- the LOC106331301 gene encoding uncharacterized protein LOC106331301, protein MSYIPPHKRHSKDPDRPSPVPDSLATKFKKNLHFNSSSSDKRDRIIYSGDSISKWFLIGSNGIEDEILPSAKLVPLSSDSVQCKNRKKPSILKNIDDHKESEEEEERTRWLLIAEKVEEDLVLAYERAKTAMDGENHVLRLVASFGKNLFYGQKPSSKIFSTDVPTSYLHRIKSQLVPRHGFCIDLEKERYTVKVSHHSRPNETINCKCTVKEDGGLSLYKVELRHVRHLVVDVSCIDKNLDMRLMLAAKRKITSPTEKEISDIKGLLDSATVDPNVKGGLRWPFGKSSSGDGYSVFESCHVKATVYKNQTLRLRVRETDRFDERIGTGEVKREVILMLKDMNSKLQEQNVDRGCVLEMLRDVLGTLWDFLHCEAYLT, encoded by the exons ATGTCTTATATACCTCCACATAAGCGACACTCCAAGGATCCAGACAGACCTTCCCCTGTTCCGGATTCTCTAGCTACAAAATTCAAGAAAAACCTCCACTTCAACAGTAGTAGCAGTGATAAACGCGACCGTATCATATACTCAGGAGATTCCATTTCCAAGTGGTTTCTGATTGGCTCCAACGGAATTGAAGATGAGATACTTCCATCTGCTAAGCTTGTCCCCTTGTCCTCTGATTCTGTCCAATGCAAAAATAGGAAAAAGCCTTCAATACTGAAGAACATCGATGACCATAAAG AGAGTGAAGAAGAAGAAGAGAGAACTAGGTGGCTGTTAATAGCAGAGAAGGTGGAAGAGGATCTTGTGTTGGCATATGAGCGAGCTAAGACTGCAATGGATGGAGAGAACCATGTATTGAGATTGGTTGCTAGCTTTGGTAAAAATTTATTCTATGG GCAAAAACCCTCCAGTAAGATCTTCTCTACTGATGTCCCAACTTCTTACTTGCATCGCATCAAGTCTCAGCTTGTACCAAGACATGGATTCTGTATTGACTTGGAGAAGGAAAGATACACTGTGAAG GTATCTCATCATTCTCGTCCCAATGAAACCATTAACTGTAAGTGTACTGTCAAGGAGGATGGAGGGCTCAGTTTGTACAAG GTCGAACTTAGACATGTAAGACATTTGGTTGTTGATGTATCTTGCATTGATAAGAATCTTGACATGAGGCTAATGCTAGCTGCCAAAAGGAAAATCACTTCTCCCACT GAGAAAGAGATAAGTGACATCAAAGGGCTGCTTGATTCAGCTACAGTTGATCCAAATGTAAAAGGTGGTTTAAGGTGGCCCTTTGGTAAATCTTCATCTGGGGATGGATACAGTGTCTTTGAATCTTGTCATGTTAAAGCTACAGTTTACAAGAACCAAACACTAAGGCTTAGGGTGAGAGAGACTGATAGATTCGATGAGAGGATTGGAACGGGGGAAGTCAAGAGGGAGGTGATTCTGATGCTTAAAGACATGAACTCTAAGTTACAG GAGCAGAACGTTGACAGGGGTTGTGTTTTGGAAATGCTTCGAGATGTTCTTGGAACCTTGTGGGACTTCTTGCATTGCGAAGCCTATCTTACGTGA
- the LOC106331773 gene encoding peroxidase 22-like, which produces MVVSPSFSCSVVGALILGCLLLQASNSNAQLRPDFYFRTCPRVFDIIGNIIVREMGSDPRITASLLRLHFHDCFVNGCDASILLDTSASFRTEKDALPNANSARGFNVIDRMKTQIERACPRTVSCADILTIASQVSVVLSGGPSWSVPLGRRDGLQAFFDGANTLLPSPFFTLDELKASFAFAGLNRTSDLVALSGAHTFGRAQCQLVTPRLYNFNNTNGPDPSIDTTYLTQLRALCPENGDGTVVANFDPVTPNTFDNQYYTNLRNGRGLIQSDQELFSTPQADTIPLVEQYSSNRSVFFKAFVEAMIRMGDLQPLTGNQGQIRLNCRVVNSRRSVENDDDGVVSSI; this is translated from the exons ATGGTGGTTTCTCCTTCATTTTCTTGCAGTGTTGTGGGAGCCCTAATCCTGGGTTGCCTTCTGCTTCAAGCATCAAACTCTAATGCTCAGTTAAGGCCTGATTTCTATTTCAGAACATGCCCGCGTGTTTTTGACATCATTGGGAATATCATCGTCCGTGAAATGGGCTCTGATCCTCGTATTACCGCTAGCCTCCTCCGCCTTCACTTCCATGACTGTTTCGTTAAT GGCTGTGATGCCTCGATCCTGCTGGACACTTCCGCATCGTTCAGGACTGAGAAAGATGCTCTGCCAAACGCAAATTCGGCTAGAGGATTTAACGTCATAGATAGAATGAAAACTCAGATTGAGAGAGCTTGCCCAAGAACAGTGTCTTGTGCAGATATTCTCACTATCGCTTCTCAAGTATCAGTCGTTTTG TCAGGAGGTCCAAGTTGGTCGGTTCCGTTGGGGAGGAGAGACGGCTTACAAGCTTTCTTCGATGGGGCTAATACACTACTTCCTTCTCCATTTTTCACTCTTGATGAACTTAAAGCAAGTTTTGCTTTCGCTGGTCTAAACCGCACCTCAGATCTAGTCGCTCTTTCTG GGGCCCACACATTTGGAAGAGCACAATGTCAACTTGTGACACCTCGTCTCTACAATTTCAACAATACCAATGGCCCAGACCCGAGTATTGACACAACTTACCTCACCCAACTGCGTGCATTGTGCCCTGAAAACGGAGACGGAACCGTTGTGGCCAACTTCGACCCCGTCACTCCAAATACTTTCGATAATCAATACTACACCAATCTTCGTAACGGGAGAGGTCTGATTCAGAGTGATCAAGAACTATTTTCGACTCCTCAAGCCGACACGATTCCACTAGTGGAGCAATACAGCAGCAACAGGTCCGTGTTCTTTAAAGCATTCGTTGAAGCAATGATTCGGATGGGAGATCTTCAGCCTTTGACAGGAAACCAAGGCCAGATAAGACTGAATTGTAGGGTCGTGAACTCAAGGAGGAGTGTGGAGAATGACGATGATGGTGTTGTGAGTTCGATTTGA
- the LOC106335907 gene encoding alanine--glyoxylate aminotransferase 2 homolog 2, mitochondrial isoform X1: protein MQRFTAKRSLQNVSASLLRRCISTTSQTASVKDTDEFLARLPPFDYAPPPYSGPSADEILNKRKEFLSPSMPLLFRKPLNIVDGKMQYLFDESGRRYLDAFAGIAVVNCGHCHPDVVEPVINQIKRLQHPTVMYLNHAIAEFSEALASKLPGDLKVVFFTNSGTEANELALMMAKLYTGCQDIVSIRNGYHGNAAGTMGATGHSLWKFNVVQTGTHHALNPDPYRGVFGSDGEKYARDVQDLIQYGTTGHIAGFICEAIQGVGGMVELAPGYMSAAYDIVKKAGGLFIADEVQSGFARTGNFWGFEAHNVVPDIVTMAKGIGNGFPLGAVVTTPEIAGVLTRRCYFNTFGGNAVATTAGLAVLNVIEKEKLQENASMVGSYLKGKLSQLKEKHEIIGDVRGRGLMLGIELVSDRKLKTPATAETLHIMDQMKELGVLVGKGGYFGNVFRITPPLCFTKEDADYLVEAMDYSISKM from the exons ATGCAGAGATTCACGGCGAAAAGATCGCTCCAGAACGTTTCCGCTTCCCTCTTGCGGCGATGCATCTCAACGACGTCTCAGACGGCTTCCGTCAAGGACACCGACGAGTTTCTAGCTAGGCTTCCGCCGTTCGATTACGCTCCGCCGCCGTATTCCGGCCCCTCCGCCGATGAAATCCTCAACAAAAGGAAGGAGTTCCTCAGCCCTTCCATGCCTCTCCTCTTCAGAAAGCCG CTGAACATTGTGGATGGGAAGATGCAGTATCTATTCGATGAGAGTGGTAGGAGATACTTGGACGCCTTTGCAGGAATCGCAGTTGTGAACTGTGGACATTGTCACCCTGATGTGGTTGAGCCTGTTATCAATCAGATCAAGCGGCTCCAGCATCCTACCGTTATGTACCTTAACCATGCCATTGCTGAGTTCTCTGAAGCTCTCGCTTCCAAACTCCCTGGTGATCTCAAG GTTGTGTTCTTCACCAACTCAGGGACGGAGGCTAATGAATTGGCACTCATGATGGCTAAGTTGTATACTGGATGTCAAGACATTGTTTCGATTCGAAACGGGTATCACGGGAACGCCGCTGGAACAATGGGAGCTACTGGTCATAGCTTGTGGAAGTTCAACGTTGTTCAG ACTGGAACTCACCACGCTTTAAACCCGGATCCGTATAGAGGTGTGTTTGGTTCTGATGGAGAGAAGTATGCAAGAGATGTGCAAGATCTCATCCAATATGGCACCACCGGACACATTGCTGGTTTCATTTGTGAAGCTATTCAG GGAGTTGGAGGGATGGTGGAACTAGCTCCAGGCTATATGTCAGCAGCTTATGATATTGTGAAGAAGGCTGGAGGATTGTTCATTGCGGATGAAGTTCAGTCTGGATTCGCTCGCACTGGCAACTTCTGGGGCTTTGAGGCTCACAATGTCGTCCCTGACATAGTTACTATGGCAAAG GGAATTGGGAATGGGTTTCCTTTGGGAGCGGTTGTGACAACTCCGGAGATAGCTGGAGTATTGACACGCCGATGCTACTTCAACACATTTGGTGGGAATGCTGTGGCTACTACAGCTGGTCTCGCTGTTCTGAATGTGATTGAGAAAGAGAAGCTTCAGGAAAATGCATCCATGGTCGGATCTTACCTCAAAGGAAAACTCAGTCAGCTGAAAGAGAAACACGAAA TTATCGGGGATGTAAGGGGAAGAGGACTGATGCTTGGAATAGAGCTGGTAAGTGATCGCAAGCTCAAGACTCCTGCGACGGCCGAGACTCTGCACATCATGGATCAAATGAAAG AGTTGGGTGTGTTGGTTGGGAAAGGAGGCTACTTTGGAAACGTGTTTAGAATCACACCACCTCTCTGCTTCACTAAGGAAGACGCGGACTATCTCGTGGAAGCCATGGACTACTCAATCTCCAAGATGTGA
- the LOC106335907 gene encoding alanine--glyoxylate aminotransferase 2 homolog 2, mitochondrial isoform X2: MQRFTAKRSLQNVSASLLRRCISTTSQTASVKDTDEFLARLPPFDYAPPPYSGPSADEILNKRKEFLSPSMPLLFRKPLNIVDGKMQYLFDESGRRYLDAFAGIAVVNCGHCHPDVVEPVINQIKRLQHPTVMYLNHAIAEFSEALASKLPGDLKVVFFTNSGTEANELALMMAKLYTGCQDIVSIRNGYHGNAAGTMGATGHSLWKFNVVQTGTHHALNPDPYRGVFGSDGEKYARDVQDLIQYGTTGHIAGFICEAIQGVGGMVELAPGYMSAAYDIVKKAGGLFIADEVQSGFARTGNFWGFEAHNVVPDIVTMAKGIGNGFPLGAVVTTPEIAGVLTRRCYFNTFGGNAVATTAGLAVLNVIEKEKLQENASMVGSYLKGKLSQLKEKHEIIGDVRGRGLMLGIELVSDRKLKTPATAETLHIMDQMKELGVLVGKGGYFGNVFRITPPLCFTKEDADYLVEAMDYSISNKMIDEPTSRCFSIILFS; the protein is encoded by the exons ATGCAGAGATTCACGGCGAAAAGATCGCTCCAGAACGTTTCCGCTTCCCTCTTGCGGCGATGCATCTCAACGACGTCTCAGACGGCTTCCGTCAAGGACACCGACGAGTTTCTAGCTAGGCTTCCGCCGTTCGATTACGCTCCGCCGCCGTATTCCGGCCCCTCCGCCGATGAAATCCTCAACAAAAGGAAGGAGTTCCTCAGCCCTTCCATGCCTCTCCTCTTCAGAAAGCCG CTGAACATTGTGGATGGGAAGATGCAGTATCTATTCGATGAGAGTGGTAGGAGATACTTGGACGCCTTTGCAGGAATCGCAGTTGTGAACTGTGGACATTGTCACCCTGATGTGGTTGAGCCTGTTATCAATCAGATCAAGCGGCTCCAGCATCCTACCGTTATGTACCTTAACCATGCCATTGCTGAGTTCTCTGAAGCTCTCGCTTCCAAACTCCCTGGTGATCTCAAG GTTGTGTTCTTCACCAACTCAGGGACGGAGGCTAATGAATTGGCACTCATGATGGCTAAGTTGTATACTGGATGTCAAGACATTGTTTCGATTCGAAACGGGTATCACGGGAACGCCGCTGGAACAATGGGAGCTACTGGTCATAGCTTGTGGAAGTTCAACGTTGTTCAG ACTGGAACTCACCACGCTTTAAACCCGGATCCGTATAGAGGTGTGTTTGGTTCTGATGGAGAGAAGTATGCAAGAGATGTGCAAGATCTCATCCAATATGGCACCACCGGACACATTGCTGGTTTCATTTGTGAAGCTATTCAG GGAGTTGGAGGGATGGTGGAACTAGCTCCAGGCTATATGTCAGCAGCTTATGATATTGTGAAGAAGGCTGGAGGATTGTTCATTGCGGATGAAGTTCAGTCTGGATTCGCTCGCACTGGCAACTTCTGGGGCTTTGAGGCTCACAATGTCGTCCCTGACATAGTTACTATGGCAAAG GGAATTGGGAATGGGTTTCCTTTGGGAGCGGTTGTGACAACTCCGGAGATAGCTGGAGTATTGACACGCCGATGCTACTTCAACACATTTGGTGGGAATGCTGTGGCTACTACAGCTGGTCTCGCTGTTCTGAATGTGATTGAGAAAGAGAAGCTTCAGGAAAATGCATCCATGGTCGGATCTTACCTCAAAGGAAAACTCAGTCAGCTGAAAGAGAAACACGAAA TTATCGGGGATGTAAGGGGAAGAGGACTGATGCTTGGAATAGAGCTGGTAAGTGATCGCAAGCTCAAGACTCCTGCGACGGCCGAGACTCTGCACATCATGGATCAAATGAAAG AGTTGGGTGTGTTGGTTGGGAAAGGAGGCTACTTTGGAAACGTGTTTAGAATCACACCACCTCTCTGCTTCACTAAGGAAGACGCGGACTATCTCGTGGAAGCCATGGACTACTCAATCTCCAA CAAAATGATTGATGAGCCAACATCTCGTTGCTTCTCAATCATTCTGTTTTCTTAA